A genomic region of Colletes latitarsis isolate SP2378_abdomen chromosome 7, iyColLati1, whole genome shotgun sequence contains the following coding sequences:
- the LOC143343592 gene encoding ras-specific guanine nucleotide-releasing factor 1 isoform X3, whose translation MLSPKMQRTVRVNDSQLIMISEKAQDDHSMTGYLHKRTADLAKWQLRWFVLYQNLLFYYENEHCSRPNGVIMLEGCYCDRLITVKGKEPDKQNCFAISYRRENQRQYELKATTESDCTTWIDAIREASFNKLLLQKEKLEQKHLHLLQIIESEKTEKSQYVRQCEDLASEVKKLRTELFSIKKKSRLTSVTHAMRSEFQTCMSQGIGPGSLFGDGGFDSGLSELVSQDMAERSLKIEQIKKVQSFFRGWLCRRRWKQIVEQYIKSPHAESMRKRNSLVFKMVEAEEEYAEQMEILVTCFLRPFKMAASSKKPPCSHEDVNSIFLNSETLLFLHQIFLKGLISRMENWPTLVLGDLFDMLLPMLSIYQEFVRNHHYSLQVLTRCKQLPSFAILLTRLENKPACGGRSLETFLTYPMNQVPRYIITLHELLAHTPFEHVERTSLQDARQQLENLSKQMNDEVSETENLRKNLAVERMIVEGCDILLDVNQVFVRQGTLIQIVDKPKGARSRLSATFGGKSSSDKEAIRQCFLFSNHLLLTTRQSDDDGRLNLVPQIGKIPLCDAVLVEDPNDQGTADDDGNCAGFLRIGWSVVKSGISESSGSGSGSTSTQLQNRDFKILIDLKPGEPQATVHLVAPTIQEKAAWISDISQCMDNVYANDYLHCGSLSDTSSVTMPQSMKNDPKLFKDDVDIKFSGTLNSCKVPHIRSATPERLLQRLTDLRFLSIDFLNTFLLTYRVFTDGVTVLEALKNVYYEAEPPDAETSTGSLESLDVLGSNAAETQSHNARYSSSPRRISGASSVSGYGSEISDCRDVKSSCDFTAGGYTLNPKGYWRIGSKKTDEEKQPRVIAEAPPIIKRSPTVQSSIASVGSPATPRKISIQVDSNTKEEDDGFHLTIPKVITVSSSSETLTDNTVISAPSSPSNLSSLTLVGSTGSGSGSGSDRSPQDGGTYSRGVSEETVTPVASETSKDDVQFTYDESDPETPKLSKEDSPPKMPSTPLKKVPETTEREAEFSKQWKEKEKKAVAESSDVAASTAQPQSPFKNQQKQQIPHYAEHRASIVSAPAATARRSSFSTITGNYWASRRSIHETEMSSKQGNFQHDQVISKVGVVITSFRQSQRRSSTSKAATAFAIATSASSNPPDKEINGNSRIDSCRDRNRRKESGMSTAATMRVLNVLRHWISKHGHDFESDQRLKNLTIEFLEDIVYCPKLLPAEHKAAGQLLRLITKEEPEINKVDLMKLLAPPTVQSKESIETLSALEIAEQMTYLDHKIFVSISSEELLGQAWMKSDKASRAPHIILMTKRFNEVSQLVVSEIVQRSNLLARVAAIEKWATVADISRVLHNYNGVLQICAAFTNSSVFRLKKTWEKVSKTTKQTIERLQNIVSSDGRFRNLREALHRCDPPCIPYLGLYLTDLSFIEEGTPTKTKDGLLNFSKMRMIAHVIREIRHFQQTPYKIELIPKVTNYLLDPSLLLNEKDLYRISLEIEPRTSRLSNSTLINLPPSMSNTPTK comes from the exons AATTGTTTCGCGATATCCTATAGGCGAGAAAATCAAAGGCAATACGAGCTGAAAGCAACCACGGAGTCCGACTGTACAACGTGGATCGATGCCATACGAGAAGCCAG TTTCAACAAGTTGCTGCTGCAAAAGGAGAAGCTCGAGCAGAAACATTTGCACCTGTTGCAGATCATCGAGAGCGAGAAGACGGAGAAATCTCAATATGTACGGCAGTGTGAAGATCTAGCGTCGGAAGTGAAGAAGCTTCGAACGGAA TTGTTCTCCATAAAGAAAAAGAGTAGACTGACGTCCGTAACGCACGCTATGAGATCGGAGTTTCAGACGTGCATGTCTCAAGGCATCGGGCCAGGATCGCTGTTTGGCGACGGGGGATTCGATTCAGGATTATCAGAACTGGTATCGCAAGATATGGCCGAGAGATCGTTGAAGATAGAACAAATTAAAAAGGTTCAAAGCTTCTTCCGGGGCTGGCTGTGCCGTAGACGTTGGAAACAAATCGTCGAGCAGTACATAAAAAGCCCTCACGCGGAAAGTATGCGAAAGCGAAATAG tttggtgttTAAAATGGTGGAGGCTGAGGAAGAATACGCGGAGCAAATGGAGATTTTAGTCACTTGTTTCCTGAGGCCTTTCAAGATGGCTGCGAGCTCGAAGAAACCACCTTGTAGCCACGAGGATGTGAACAGTATATTCCTgaatagcgaaacgttgttgttTCTCCATCAAATCTTCCTGAAGGGTCTCATATCTCGTATGGAGAATTGGCCCACGTTAGTTTTAG GCGATTTGTTCGACATGTTGCTACCAATGTTGTCAATTTATCAAGAATTTGTCCGCAATCACCACTACAGTCTTCAAGTGTTGACCAGGTGCAAGCAACTACCTTCGTTCGCAATATTGCTCACTAGATTGGAGAACAAGCCTGCTTGCGGAGGACGTTCTCTGGAAACCTTTCTAACATATCCTATGAATCAG GTGCCAAGGTATATTATTACACTGCACGAGCTCTTGGCGCATACTCCATTCGAGCACGTGGAACGTACAAGCTTGCAAGATGCGAGGCAACAGTTGGAAAATTTGTCGAAGCAAATGAACGACGAG GTCAGCGAAACCGAAAATTTACGGAAAAATTTGGCCGTGGAAAGGATGATCGTCGAGGGCTGTGACATTTTACTGGACGTAAATCAAGTTTTCGTCAGGCAGG GTACGCTTATCCAGATCGTAGATAAGCCAAAAGGTGCACGAAGTAGATTGAGCGCGACGTTCGGAGGCAAAAGTAGCAGCGATAAAGAAGCAATCAGACAGTGCTTCCTGTTTTCCAATCATTTGTTATTAACTACGCGTCAGTCGGACGACGACGGTCGTTTGAACCTTGTTCCACAAATCGGAAAAATACCTCTTTGCGATGCTGTGTTAGTGGAAGACCCCAACGATCAGGGAACCGCGGATGATGACG GAAACTGCGCTGGCTTTCTACGCATTGGCTGGTCTGTTGTGAAAAG CGGAATCAGCGAGAGCAGCGGAAGTGGTAGCGGAAGTACGAGTACTCAACTACAGAACCGTGATTTTAAGATACTAATCGACCTGAAACCAGGCGAACCTCAAGCAACGGTGCACCTTGTAGCTCCTACTATACAG GAAAAGGCTGCCTGGATCAGTGACATCAGCCAATGTATGGATAACGTATACGCCAACGATTACTTGCACTGTGGCTCGTTGTCGGACACCAGTTCCGTCACAATGCCACAGTCCATGAAGAACGATCCGAAGCTGTTCAAGGACGACGTCGACATTAAATTCAGCGGTACCTTGAACTCTTGCAAGGTCCCACACATTCGATCAGCCACGCCTGAACGTTTGCTTCAACGTTTGACCGATCTACGATTCCTCAGCATCGACTTCCTCAACACGTTTCTACTGACGTATCGAGTGTTCACCGACGGCGTGACGGTCCTCGAAGCACTGAAGAACGTATATTACGAGGCTGAGCCACCGGATGCTGAGACGTCCACCGGTTCACTCGA GTCTTTGGACGTACTGGGTAGCAACGCGGCGGAAACACAGTCGCATAACGCGAGATACAGCAGTTCGCCGCGAAGAATAAGCGGTGCCAGTTCCGTTTCcg GTTACGGATCCGAAATAAGCGACTGCCGCGATGTAAAAAGTTCCTGTGATTTCACTGCAGGTGGATATACACTCAACCCAAAGGGTTATTGGCGAATTGGATCTAAAAAGA CGGACGAGGAAAAGCAACCACGCGTGATAGCGGAAGCTCCGCCAATTATAAAACGCAGCCCGACTGTACAGTCGTCGATCGCGTCTGTTGGGTCTCCAGCTACGCCACGGAAGATCAGTATTCAAGTGGATTCGAACACCAAGGAAGAGGATGACGGGTTTCATCTGACTATACCAAAAGTCATTACTGTTTCGTCGAGCTCTGAAACGCTTACGG ATAATACAGTAATAAGTGCTCCTTCCTCTCCGAGCAACTTAAGCTCTCTCACGCTAGTAGGATCGACAGGATCTGGATCAGGTTCAGGATCTGATCGAAGCCCTCAAGATGGTGGCACGTATTCCCGCGGAGTTTCCGAGGAGACTGTCACGCCTGTGGCATCGGAAACCTCGAAAGACG ACGTTCAGTTTACCTACGACGAGTCGGATCCTGAGACGCCAAAATTATCGAAGGAAGACAGCCCGCCGAAAATGCCATCAACGCCGCTGAAGAAGGTTCCTGAAACGACGGAAAGGGAGGCAGAATTCAGCAAGCAATGGAAAGAGAAGGAGAAGAAAGCCGTGGCCGAGAGCAGCGACGTCGCTGCGTCGACCGCGCAACCCCAATCTCCGTTCAAAAACCAACAAAAACAACAAATTCCGCATTATGCCGAGCACAGAGCATCGATCGTTTCCGCCCCCGCGGCTACCGCAAGGAGAAGTTCGTTTTCTACCATAACTGGA AATTATTGGGCCAGCAGACGATCGATCCACGAAACCGAAATGTCATCGAAGCAAGGGAACTTCCAGCACGACCAAGTTATCAGCAAAGTCGGAGTAGTGATAACCAGTTTTCGACAAAGTCAACGAAG gaGCAGCACGTCGAAAGCTGCGACTGCGTTCGCGATCGCGACGTCCGCGTCCAGCAATCCTCCGGACAAAGAGATCAACGGGAATAGTCGCATCGATTCCTGTCGCGATAGAAATAGACGAAAAGAGTCTGGCATGTCCACTGCAGCCACGATGCGAGTACTAAACGTCCTCAGACATTGGATCTCGAAACACGGCCACGATTTTGAGTCCGATCAGAGATTGAAGAACCTGACGATCGAGTTTCTGGAGGACATTGTCTATTGCCCCAAGTTGCTGCCAGCCGAGCACAAAGCTGCTGGCCAGCTGCTTAGGCTGATCACCAAGGAAGAACCAGAGATCAACAAAGTGGATCTGATGAAGCTGTTGGCCCCCCCAACG GTTCAAAGCAAAGAGAGCATCGAGACACTGTCTGCGCTGGAAATCGCGGAACAGATGACGTATTTGGATCACAAGATCTTCGTATCTATTTCTAGCGA AGAACTTCTTGGTCAAGCATGGATGAAATCCGATAAGGCGAGTCGTGCTCCCCATATAATCCTAATGACGAAAAGATTCAACGAAGTGTCTCAGTTGGTTGTCTCCGAAATCGTTCAGCGTTCGAACTTGTTGGCGAGGGTCGCAGCGATCGAGAAATGGGCAACCGTCGCGGACATCAGCAGAGTTCTGCACAATTACAATGGCGTGTTGCAGATTTGCGCAGCCTTCACGAACAGTAGCGTCTTCAGACTGAAAAAGACTTGGGAAAAGGTTTCGAAAACG ACGAAGCAGACTATCGAACGACTCCAAAACATCGTTTCCTCAGACGGTCGGTTCAGAAACTTAAGAGAAGCGTTGCATCGTTGCGATCCACCCTGTATTCCTTATTTAGGACTGTACCTGACCGATTTGTCTTTCATAGAGGAGGGTACACCAACCAAGACCAAGGACGGCCttttgaatttttcaaaaatgcgAATG ATTGCTCACGTGATCCGTGAGATACGGCATTTCCAGCAAACGCCGTACAAGATCGAACTGATACCAAAGGTGACGAACTATCTGCTGGATCCTTCGTTGCTCCTGAACGAGAAGGACCTGTATCGCATATCGCTGGAGATCGAGCCGAGGACGTCCAGGTTAAGTAATTCGACCTTAATTAATCTGCCACCCTCCATGAGCAACACGCCCACGAAATGA
- the LOC143343592 gene encoding ras-specific guanine nucleotide-releasing factor 1 isoform X1 has product MLSPKMQRTVRVNDSQLIMISEKAQDDHSMTGYLHKRTADLAKWQLRWFVLYQNLLFYYENEHCSRPNGVIMLEGCYCDRLITVKGKEPDKQNCFAISYRRENQRQYELKATTESDCTTWIDAIREASFNKLLLQKEKLEQKHLHLLQIIESEKTEKSQYVRQCEDLASEVKKLRTELFSIKKKSRLTSVTHAMRSEFQTCMSQGIGPGSLFGDGGFDSGLSELVSQDMAERSLKIEQIKKVQSFFRGWLCRRRWKQIVEQYIKSPHAESMRKRNSLVFKMVEAEEEYAEQMEILVTCFLRPFKMAASSKKPPCSHEDVNSIFLNSETLLFLHQIFLKGLISRMENWPTLVLGDLFDMLLPMLSIYQEFVRNHHYSLQVLTRCKQLPSFAILLTRLENKPACGGRSLETFLTYPMNQVPRYIITLHELLAHTPFEHVERTSLQDARQQLENLSKQMNDEVSETENLRKNLAVERMIVEGCDILLDVNQVFVRQGTLIQIVDKPKGARSRLSATFGGKSSSDKEAIRQCFLFSNHLLLTTRQSDDDGRLNLVPQIGKIPLCDAVLVEDPNDQGTADDDGNCAGFLRIGWSVVKSGISESSGSGSGSTSTQLQNRDFKILIDLKPGEPQATVHLVAPTIQEKAAWISDISQCMDNVYANDYLHCGSLSDTSSVTMPQSMKNDPKLFKDDVDIKFSGTLNSCKVPHIRSATPERLLQRLTDLRFLSIDFLNTFLLTYRVFTDGVTVLEALKNVYYEAEPPDAETSTGSLESLDVLGSNAAETQSHNARYSSSPRRISGASSVSGYGSEISDCRDVKSSCDFTAGGYTLNPKGYWRIGSKKTDEEKQPRVIAEAPPIIKRSPTVQSSIASVGSPATPRKISIQVDSNTKEEDDGFHLTIPKVITVSSSSETLTDNTVISAPSSPSNLSSLTLVGSTGSGSGSGSDRSPQDGGTYSRGVSEETVTPVASETSKDDVQFTYDESDPETPKLSKEDSPPKMPSTPLKKVPETTEREAEFSKQWKEKEKKAVAESSDVAASTAQPQSPFKNQQKQQIPHYAEHRASIVSAPAATARRSSFSTITGNYWASRRSIHETEMSSKQGNFQHDQVISKVGVVITSFRQSQRSVGPEPIWSSTSKAATAFAIATSASSNPPDKEINGNSRIDSCRDRNRRKESGMSTAATMRVLNVLRHWISKHGHDFESDQRLKNLTIEFLEDIVYCPKLLPAEHKAAGQLLRLITKEEPEINKVDLMKLLAPPTVQSKESIETLSALEIAEQMTYLDHKIFVSISSEELLGQAWMKSDKASRAPHIILMTKRFNEVSQLVVSEIVQRSNLLARVAAIEKWATVADISRVLHNYNGVLQICAAFTNSSVFRLKKTWEKVSKTTKQTIERLQNIVSSDGRFRNLREALHRCDPPCIPYLGLYLTDLSFIEEGTPTKTKDGLLNFSKMRMIAHVIREIRHFQQTPYKIELIPKVTNYLLDPSLLLNEKDLYRISLEIEPRTSRLSNSTLINLPPSMSNTPTK; this is encoded by the exons AATTGTTTCGCGATATCCTATAGGCGAGAAAATCAAAGGCAATACGAGCTGAAAGCAACCACGGAGTCCGACTGTACAACGTGGATCGATGCCATACGAGAAGCCAG TTTCAACAAGTTGCTGCTGCAAAAGGAGAAGCTCGAGCAGAAACATTTGCACCTGTTGCAGATCATCGAGAGCGAGAAGACGGAGAAATCTCAATATGTACGGCAGTGTGAAGATCTAGCGTCGGAAGTGAAGAAGCTTCGAACGGAA TTGTTCTCCATAAAGAAAAAGAGTAGACTGACGTCCGTAACGCACGCTATGAGATCGGAGTTTCAGACGTGCATGTCTCAAGGCATCGGGCCAGGATCGCTGTTTGGCGACGGGGGATTCGATTCAGGATTATCAGAACTGGTATCGCAAGATATGGCCGAGAGATCGTTGAAGATAGAACAAATTAAAAAGGTTCAAAGCTTCTTCCGGGGCTGGCTGTGCCGTAGACGTTGGAAACAAATCGTCGAGCAGTACATAAAAAGCCCTCACGCGGAAAGTATGCGAAAGCGAAATAG tttggtgttTAAAATGGTGGAGGCTGAGGAAGAATACGCGGAGCAAATGGAGATTTTAGTCACTTGTTTCCTGAGGCCTTTCAAGATGGCTGCGAGCTCGAAGAAACCACCTTGTAGCCACGAGGATGTGAACAGTATATTCCTgaatagcgaaacgttgttgttTCTCCATCAAATCTTCCTGAAGGGTCTCATATCTCGTATGGAGAATTGGCCCACGTTAGTTTTAG GCGATTTGTTCGACATGTTGCTACCAATGTTGTCAATTTATCAAGAATTTGTCCGCAATCACCACTACAGTCTTCAAGTGTTGACCAGGTGCAAGCAACTACCTTCGTTCGCAATATTGCTCACTAGATTGGAGAACAAGCCTGCTTGCGGAGGACGTTCTCTGGAAACCTTTCTAACATATCCTATGAATCAG GTGCCAAGGTATATTATTACACTGCACGAGCTCTTGGCGCATACTCCATTCGAGCACGTGGAACGTACAAGCTTGCAAGATGCGAGGCAACAGTTGGAAAATTTGTCGAAGCAAATGAACGACGAG GTCAGCGAAACCGAAAATTTACGGAAAAATTTGGCCGTGGAAAGGATGATCGTCGAGGGCTGTGACATTTTACTGGACGTAAATCAAGTTTTCGTCAGGCAGG GTACGCTTATCCAGATCGTAGATAAGCCAAAAGGTGCACGAAGTAGATTGAGCGCGACGTTCGGAGGCAAAAGTAGCAGCGATAAAGAAGCAATCAGACAGTGCTTCCTGTTTTCCAATCATTTGTTATTAACTACGCGTCAGTCGGACGACGACGGTCGTTTGAACCTTGTTCCACAAATCGGAAAAATACCTCTTTGCGATGCTGTGTTAGTGGAAGACCCCAACGATCAGGGAACCGCGGATGATGACG GAAACTGCGCTGGCTTTCTACGCATTGGCTGGTCTGTTGTGAAAAG CGGAATCAGCGAGAGCAGCGGAAGTGGTAGCGGAAGTACGAGTACTCAACTACAGAACCGTGATTTTAAGATACTAATCGACCTGAAACCAGGCGAACCTCAAGCAACGGTGCACCTTGTAGCTCCTACTATACAG GAAAAGGCTGCCTGGATCAGTGACATCAGCCAATGTATGGATAACGTATACGCCAACGATTACTTGCACTGTGGCTCGTTGTCGGACACCAGTTCCGTCACAATGCCACAGTCCATGAAGAACGATCCGAAGCTGTTCAAGGACGACGTCGACATTAAATTCAGCGGTACCTTGAACTCTTGCAAGGTCCCACACATTCGATCAGCCACGCCTGAACGTTTGCTTCAACGTTTGACCGATCTACGATTCCTCAGCATCGACTTCCTCAACACGTTTCTACTGACGTATCGAGTGTTCACCGACGGCGTGACGGTCCTCGAAGCACTGAAGAACGTATATTACGAGGCTGAGCCACCGGATGCTGAGACGTCCACCGGTTCACTCGA GTCTTTGGACGTACTGGGTAGCAACGCGGCGGAAACACAGTCGCATAACGCGAGATACAGCAGTTCGCCGCGAAGAATAAGCGGTGCCAGTTCCGTTTCcg GTTACGGATCCGAAATAAGCGACTGCCGCGATGTAAAAAGTTCCTGTGATTTCACTGCAGGTGGATATACACTCAACCCAAAGGGTTATTGGCGAATTGGATCTAAAAAGA CGGACGAGGAAAAGCAACCACGCGTGATAGCGGAAGCTCCGCCAATTATAAAACGCAGCCCGACTGTACAGTCGTCGATCGCGTCTGTTGGGTCTCCAGCTACGCCACGGAAGATCAGTATTCAAGTGGATTCGAACACCAAGGAAGAGGATGACGGGTTTCATCTGACTATACCAAAAGTCATTACTGTTTCGTCGAGCTCTGAAACGCTTACGG ATAATACAGTAATAAGTGCTCCTTCCTCTCCGAGCAACTTAAGCTCTCTCACGCTAGTAGGATCGACAGGATCTGGATCAGGTTCAGGATCTGATCGAAGCCCTCAAGATGGTGGCACGTATTCCCGCGGAGTTTCCGAGGAGACTGTCACGCCTGTGGCATCGGAAACCTCGAAAGACG ACGTTCAGTTTACCTACGACGAGTCGGATCCTGAGACGCCAAAATTATCGAAGGAAGACAGCCCGCCGAAAATGCCATCAACGCCGCTGAAGAAGGTTCCTGAAACGACGGAAAGGGAGGCAGAATTCAGCAAGCAATGGAAAGAGAAGGAGAAGAAAGCCGTGGCCGAGAGCAGCGACGTCGCTGCGTCGACCGCGCAACCCCAATCTCCGTTCAAAAACCAACAAAAACAACAAATTCCGCATTATGCCGAGCACAGAGCATCGATCGTTTCCGCCCCCGCGGCTACCGCAAGGAGAAGTTCGTTTTCTACCATAACTGGA AATTATTGGGCCAGCAGACGATCGATCCACGAAACCGAAATGTCATCGAAGCAAGGGAACTTCCAGCACGACCAAGTTATCAGCAAAGTCGGAGTAGTGATAACCAGTTTTCGACAAAGTCAACGAAG CGTTGGACCTGAACCCATCTG gaGCAGCACGTCGAAAGCTGCGACTGCGTTCGCGATCGCGACGTCCGCGTCCAGCAATCCTCCGGACAAAGAGATCAACGGGAATAGTCGCATCGATTCCTGTCGCGATAGAAATAGACGAAAAGAGTCTGGCATGTCCACTGCAGCCACGATGCGAGTACTAAACGTCCTCAGACATTGGATCTCGAAACACGGCCACGATTTTGAGTCCGATCAGAGATTGAAGAACCTGACGATCGAGTTTCTGGAGGACATTGTCTATTGCCCCAAGTTGCTGCCAGCCGAGCACAAAGCTGCTGGCCAGCTGCTTAGGCTGATCACCAAGGAAGAACCAGAGATCAACAAAGTGGATCTGATGAAGCTGTTGGCCCCCCCAACG GTTCAAAGCAAAGAGAGCATCGAGACACTGTCTGCGCTGGAAATCGCGGAACAGATGACGTATTTGGATCACAAGATCTTCGTATCTATTTCTAGCGA AGAACTTCTTGGTCAAGCATGGATGAAATCCGATAAGGCGAGTCGTGCTCCCCATATAATCCTAATGACGAAAAGATTCAACGAAGTGTCTCAGTTGGTTGTCTCCGAAATCGTTCAGCGTTCGAACTTGTTGGCGAGGGTCGCAGCGATCGAGAAATGGGCAACCGTCGCGGACATCAGCAGAGTTCTGCACAATTACAATGGCGTGTTGCAGATTTGCGCAGCCTTCACGAACAGTAGCGTCTTCAGACTGAAAAAGACTTGGGAAAAGGTTTCGAAAACG ACGAAGCAGACTATCGAACGACTCCAAAACATCGTTTCCTCAGACGGTCGGTTCAGAAACTTAAGAGAAGCGTTGCATCGTTGCGATCCACCCTGTATTCCTTATTTAGGACTGTACCTGACCGATTTGTCTTTCATAGAGGAGGGTACACCAACCAAGACCAAGGACGGCCttttgaatttttcaaaaatgcgAATG ATTGCTCACGTGATCCGTGAGATACGGCATTTCCAGCAAACGCCGTACAAGATCGAACTGATACCAAAGGTGACGAACTATCTGCTGGATCCTTCGTTGCTCCTGAACGAGAAGGACCTGTATCGCATATCGCTGGAGATCGAGCCGAGGACGTCCAGGTTAAGTAATTCGACCTTAATTAATCTGCCACCCTCCATGAGCAACACGCCCACGAAATGA